In one Corynebacterium bovis DSM 20582 = CIP 54.80 genomic region, the following are encoded:
- a CDS encoding acyl-CoA thioesterase — translation MNDVRSRINDVLDLERIDDDIYRGRVIPSTLTRTFGGQVASQSLVAATQTVAEGFRVHSLHGYFVAPGNSDEPTTYLVDRVRDGRSFVMRSVKAIQNGHAIFIMQASFHHGRDAGPEHADRMRDVPAPEDVVVDPSDNPPVRRALFQKWSDWDIRVVPPENYRHDPDRASQQVVWFRTRESLPDDDTVHVCTLAYMSDMTLLSSALVPHQGQTFQEASLDHAMWFLRPFRADEWLLYDQTSPSAHAGRALTHGRIFNRQGELVAVVTQEGLTRALEPSKGGAIPFRDGVAESADGRTATGETR, via the coding sequence GTGAACGACGTCCGGTCCCGGATCAACGACGTCCTCGACCTCGAGAGGATCGACGACGACATCTACCGCGGCAGGGTCATCCCCTCGACCTTGACGCGGACCTTCGGTGGCCAGGTCGCCTCCCAGAGTCTCGTCGCGGCGACGCAGACCGTCGCCGAGGGGTTCCGGGTCCACTCCCTCCACGGCTACTTCGTCGCCCCGGGCAACTCGGACGAGCCGACGACGTACCTCGTCGACCGGGTGCGGGACGGACGGTCGTTCGTCATGCGGTCCGTCAAGGCCATCCAGAACGGGCACGCGATCTTCATCATGCAGGCGAGCTTCCACCACGGCCGTGACGCCGGACCGGAGCACGCCGACCGGATGCGGGACGTCCCGGCCCCGGAGGACGTCGTCGTCGACCCCTCGGACAACCCCCCGGTGCGCCGGGCCCTCTTCCAAAAGTGGTCCGACTGGGACATCCGGGTCGTCCCCCCGGAGAACTACCGGCACGACCCGGACCGGGCCTCCCAGCAGGTCGTCTGGTTCCGCACGCGGGAGTCCCTCCCCGACGACGACACCGTCCACGTGTGCACGCTCGCCTACATGTCCGACATGACGCTGCTGAGCAGCGCGCTCGTCCCGCACCAGGGGCAGACGTTCCAGGAGGCGTCGCTCGACCACGCGATGTGGTTCCTCCGGCCGTTCCGGGCGGACGAGTGGCTGCTCTACGACCAGACCTCCCCGTCGGCGCACGCCGGCCGGGCGCTGACCCACGGCCGGATCTTCAACCGGCAGGGTGAGCTCGTCGCCGTCGTCACCCAGGAGGGCCTCACCCGGGCGCTCGAGCCGTCGAAGGGCGGGGCCATCCCGTTCCGGGACGGCGTCGCGGAGAGCGCCGACGGCCGGACGGCGACGGGGGAGACCCGGTGA
- a CDS encoding copper chaperone PCu(A)C: MSPKITPTRTRRSIVVAAVASTLVLGACSNSQTDSDQRVDTATTGGTTPAAAVSPSSSAGAAASTTAQAAGEEAVTLEEGYVGAKSPDTEMTAVFGELRNGSDEDVTITQVAGSIPGRFEIHEVVDGAMRPRSGGLTVPAHGTVTLRPGGDHIMVMDNRDDIAAGDAVSLTLTDSRGGTHELRDIPVRVQQSGHEDYAEGGSTPGSMSPMPSMAATSAPVAP; this comes from the coding sequence ATGTCCCCGAAGATCACCCCCACGCGTACCCGTCGCAGCATCGTCGTGGCCGCGGTCGCCTCGACCCTCGTGCTCGGCGCGTGCTCGAACAGCCAGACGGACTCCGACCAGCGCGTCGACACCGCCACGACCGGCGGCACGACGCCCGCGGCCGCTGTCTCGCCGAGCTCCTCCGCCGGGGCCGCGGCGTCGACCACCGCCCAGGCCGCCGGTGAGGAGGCGGTGACCCTCGAGGAGGGGTACGTCGGGGCGAAGAGCCCTGACACCGAGATGACCGCGGTCTTCGGCGAGCTCCGCAACGGCTCCGACGAGGACGTCACGATCACGCAGGTCGCCGGCAGCATCCCGGGCCGGTTCGAGATCCACGAGGTCGTCGACGGTGCGATGCGTCCGCGCTCGGGCGGCCTCACCGTCCCGGCCCACGGGACGGTCACCCTCCGGCCCGGCGGCGACCACATCATGGTCATGGACAACCGGGACGACATCGCCGCCGGCGACGCCGTCTCCCTCACGCTCACCGACTCCCGGGGCGGCACGCACGAGCTGCGCGACATCCCCGTCCGCGTCCAGCAGTCCGGCCACGAGGACTACGCCGAGGGCGGCTCCACGCCGGGCTCCATGTCCCCGATGCCGTCCATGGCCGCGACGTCCGCGCCCGTCGCCCCCTGA
- the pgsA gene encoding phosphatidylinositol phosphate synthase, with amino-acid sequence MLSVRGRGPMAVVIEPVARRLVTWGVTPNAVTVCSTVLAVAFAVTLVPTGHHFLAGLLIGLTVLTDMVDGTMARMRGGGTKFGATLDATCDRIADGALFGAVAWWLARVHDTSSPWLLIAALVIIVASQVTSYVKARAEASGIKVDGGLIERPERLIIGLVTLGLGAGGLGIPYLLGAGLTLLAVGSVYTVLERLVIVARAEGGQERIAAPTGAREFPAEAPGRPGDDDGHATARDDDGRRGPTAGEGRS; translated from the coding sequence ATGCTGAGTGTGCGGGGGCGCGGCCCCATGGCGGTGGTCATTGAGCCGGTCGCGCGCCGTCTGGTGACCTGGGGTGTGACGCCCAACGCCGTGACCGTGTGCAGCACGGTGCTCGCCGTGGCCTTCGCGGTGACCCTCGTCCCGACGGGGCACCACTTCCTCGCCGGGCTGCTCATCGGCCTCACCGTCCTCACCGACATGGTCGACGGGACGATGGCCCGGATGCGCGGCGGCGGGACGAAGTTCGGCGCGACGCTCGACGCCACGTGCGACCGGATCGCCGACGGGGCGCTGTTCGGCGCCGTCGCGTGGTGGCTCGCCCGGGTCCACGACACGTCCTCACCCTGGCTGCTCATCGCGGCGCTCGTCATCATCGTCGCGAGCCAGGTGACCTCCTACGTCAAGGCCCGCGCCGAGGCGTCGGGGATCAAGGTCGACGGCGGCCTCATCGAACGGCCCGAGCGGCTGATCATCGGGCTCGTCACGCTCGGCCTCGGGGCCGGGGGGCTCGGCATCCCCTACCTGCTCGGGGCCGGCCTCACCCTCCTCGCCGTCGGGTCGGTGTACACCGTCCTCGAACGGCTCGTCATCGTCGCCCGCGCCGAGGGGGGTCAGGAACGGATCGCCGCCCCGACCGGGGCTCGCGAGTTCCCCGCGGAGGCACCGGGCCGTCCCGGGGACGACGACGGTCACGCCACCGCCCGTGACGACGACGGCCGCCGCGGGCCGACGGCGGGGGAGGGCCGGTCATGA
- a CDS encoding HIT family protein encodes MQNSSDPTDPGDGADHDPRTNGRVVRDHGVGDDDRLVRLWAPYRSAYVTTTGRSDDPFVDLPEKSDEEALIVARGEEVYCVLNLYPYNPGHMMIVPYRQVASYEDLTDAETVELTAFTKKAVRVLRRVSRPDALNIGMNLGRPSGGSVPNHLHQHVVPRWTGDASFMTVISGTTVLPQVLGETRRLLAEAWEELD; translated from the coding sequence TTGCAGAACTCCTCTGACCCCACGGACCCCGGCGACGGGGCCGACCACGACCCGCGGACGAACGGCCGGGTGGTCCGCGACCACGGCGTCGGGGACGACGACCGCCTCGTCAGGCTGTGGGCACCCTACCGGTCCGCCTACGTCACGACGACCGGCCGCTCCGACGACCCCTTCGTCGACCTCCCGGAGAAGTCCGACGAGGAGGCGCTCATCGTCGCGCGCGGTGAGGAGGTGTACTGCGTCCTCAACCTGTACCCGTACAACCCCGGCCACATGATGATCGTCCCGTACCGTCAGGTCGCCTCGTACGAGGACCTCACGGACGCGGAGACGGTCGAACTCACCGCGTTCACGAAGAAGGCGGTGCGCGTGCTGCGGCGCGTGTCCCGGCCGGACGCGCTGAACATCGGCATGAACCTGGGCCGCCCGTCGGGCGGTTCCGTGCCGAACCACCTCCACCAGCACGTCGTGCCCCGGTGGACCGGAGATGCTAGTTTCATGACAGTCATCAGCGGGACCACGGTGCTTCCCCAGGTCCTCGGGGAGACACGGCGCCTGCTGGCGGAGGCGTGGGAGGAACTGGACTAA
- a CDS encoding phosphatidylinositol mannoside acyltransferase: MTSVLSRDDLVALAYRTGWAVTARVPDGLASAAFAAGADRASHGGTGPAQLRANLARVVGPAAVTRELVRDSMRSYMRYWKEAFQLPRIQGPELLRRLDRGFDPAELEVLRESREDGRGTVLVLPHSGNWDMAGLWLANNYGTFTTVAERLRPESLFDAFVAYRESLGFRIIALTGSEQPPFEAMVEVLENDGIVCLLGDRDLSGHGVPVSFFGERTSIPAGPALLAQRTGANLHVVHSYFDGPGWGFRVNRPTDTARPLAEVVQDTADQMAANIALNPADWHMLQPLWFDDLSDRRRLRAEGGTPDATSGSTGDGVSDR; encoded by the coding sequence ATGACGTCCGTCCTGTCCCGCGACGACCTCGTCGCCCTGGCCTACCGGACGGGGTGGGCCGTCACCGCCCGCGTCCCCGACGGGCTGGCCTCCGCAGCCTTCGCCGCCGGGGCGGACCGGGCCTCGCACGGCGGGACCGGCCCGGCCCAGCTCCGGGCGAACCTCGCCCGGGTCGTCGGCCCCGCCGCCGTCACCCGCGAGCTCGTCCGCGACAGCATGCGCTCCTACATGCGCTACTGGAAGGAGGCGTTCCAGCTTCCCCGGATCCAGGGCCCGGAGCTGCTGCGCCGCCTCGACCGGGGTTTCGACCCCGCGGAGCTCGAGGTCCTGCGGGAGTCCCGTGAGGACGGCCGGGGCACGGTGCTCGTCCTCCCGCACTCGGGCAACTGGGACATGGCCGGCCTGTGGCTGGCGAACAACTACGGCACGTTCACGACGGTCGCCGAGCGGCTGCGGCCGGAGAGCCTGTTCGACGCCTTCGTCGCCTACCGCGAGTCCCTCGGCTTCCGGATCATCGCCCTCACCGGCTCCGAGCAGCCGCCGTTCGAGGCGATGGTCGAGGTCCTGGAGAACGACGGCATCGTGTGCCTGCTCGGGGACCGGGACCTCAGCGGTCACGGCGTGCCGGTGTCCTTCTTCGGCGAGCGCACGAGCATCCCGGCCGGTCCGGCCCTCCTCGCGCAGCGCACCGGGGCGAACCTCCACGTCGTCCACAGCTACTTCGACGGCCCCGGCTGGGGGTTCCGCGTCAACCGGCCGACGGACACCGCCCGGCCGCTCGCCGAGGTCGTCCAGGACACCGCCGACCAGATGGCGGCGAACATCGCCCTGAACCCCGCGGACTGGCACATGCTCCAGCCGTTGTGGTTCGACGACCTCAGTGACCGCCGCCGGCTCCGCGCCGAGGGCGGCACCCCCGACGCGACGTCGGGGAGCACGGGGGACGGGGTGTCCGACCGGTGA
- the thrS gene encoding threonine--tRNA ligase: MRELDLPTKGPEAVVCVREDDGTLRDLSFTPDQDTTVTAVRAASPEGRGVIRHSCAHVLAQAVQREFPGTKLGIGPAIENGFYYDFDVAEPFTPEDLRRLEKTMKKIIKSGQRFERVTYGSVEEARAEYLDEPYKLELVDDKSRGDLPEDDAAAEVGAGELTAYRNVNPRTGEVEWYDLCRGPHVPTTRYIPAFALTRSSAAYWRGDQSKAGLQRIYGTAWESKEALDEYQTMLEEAEKRDHRRLGNELDLFSFPDEIGSGFPVFHPDGAIVRNEMEQHSLRRHLADGYSLVNTPHVTKGDLFRKSQHLNWYSEGMFPPMLLDAEHDADGNETKPGQDYYVKPMNCPMHNLIFASRGRSYRELPLRLFEFGTVYRYEKSGVVHGLTRARGFTQDDAHIYCTEEQMEEEIRTVLQFIISLLKDYGLNDFYLELSTKDPNKYVGEDDVWERATETLRKVGEDSGFELVPDPAGAAFYGPKISVQARDAIGRTWQMSTVQLDFNLPELFDLTYTAADGSRRRPVMIHRALFGSIERFFGVLLEHYAGAFPVWLAPHQVVGIPVADEFVPQLETVAAALRAEGVRAEVDTSDERMQKKIRTHTTGRVPFMLLAGARDVEADAVSFRFLDGTQVNGVPRETAVRIITDWVRARRNDQPSEATVAELL; encoded by the coding sequence ATGCGTGAGCTCGATCTGCCGACGAAGGGCCCGGAGGCGGTGGTCTGCGTCCGCGAGGACGACGGCACCCTCCGGGACCTGTCCTTCACCCCGGACCAGGACACGACGGTCACCGCCGTGCGCGCCGCGTCGCCGGAGGGCCGCGGTGTCATCCGCCACTCCTGCGCGCACGTCCTCGCCCAGGCCGTCCAGCGGGAGTTCCCGGGCACGAAGCTCGGCATCGGGCCGGCCATCGAGAACGGCTTCTACTACGACTTCGACGTCGCCGAGCCGTTCACCCCGGAGGACCTCCGGCGGCTCGAGAAGACGATGAAGAAGATCATCAAGTCCGGTCAGCGGTTCGAGCGGGTCACCTACGGGTCCGTCGAGGAGGCCCGCGCCGAGTACCTCGACGAGCCGTACAAGCTGGAGCTCGTCGACGACAAGTCCCGCGGCGACCTTCCCGAGGACGACGCGGCCGCGGAGGTCGGGGCGGGGGAGCTCACGGCCTACCGCAACGTCAACCCGCGCACCGGGGAGGTCGAGTGGTACGATCTCTGCCGTGGACCGCACGTGCCCACCACGCGGTACATCCCGGCTTTCGCGCTCACCCGGTCCTCGGCGGCCTACTGGCGCGGCGACCAGTCCAAGGCCGGCCTCCAGCGGATCTACGGCACCGCCTGGGAGTCGAAGGAGGCGCTCGACGAGTACCAGACGATGCTCGAGGAGGCGGAGAAGCGCGACCACCGCCGCCTGGGCAACGAACTGGACCTCTTCAGCTTCCCGGACGAGATCGGCTCCGGGTTCCCCGTGTTCCACCCGGACGGGGCGATCGTCCGCAACGAGATGGAGCAGCACTCGCTCCGCCGCCACCTGGCCGACGGCTACTCGCTCGTCAACACCCCGCACGTGACCAAGGGCGACCTCTTCCGGAAGTCCCAGCACCTCAACTGGTACTCCGAGGGCATGTTCCCGCCCATGCTGCTCGACGCGGAGCACGACGCCGACGGCAACGAGACGAAGCCCGGGCAGGACTACTACGTCAAGCCCATGAACTGCCCGATGCACAACCTCATCTTCGCCTCGCGGGGACGGTCGTACCGGGAACTGCCGCTGCGGCTGTTCGAGTTCGGCACGGTGTACCGGTACGAGAAGTCCGGTGTCGTCCACGGCCTTACCCGGGCGCGTGGCTTCACCCAGGACGACGCCCACATCTACTGCACCGAGGAGCAGATGGAGGAGGAGATCCGCACGGTTCTCCAGTTCATCATCTCCCTGCTCAAGGACTACGGGCTCAACGACTTCTACCTCGAGCTGTCCACCAAGGACCCGAACAAGTACGTCGGTGAGGACGACGTCTGGGAGCGGGCGACGGAGACCCTGCGCAAGGTCGGCGAGGACTCCGGCTTCGAGCTCGTCCCGGACCCCGCCGGCGCCGCCTTCTACGGTCCGAAGATCTCCGTCCAGGCCCGCGACGCCATCGGCCGGACCTGGCAGATGTCGACCGTGCAGCTGGACTTCAACCTGCCGGAACTGTTCGACCTCACGTACACGGCGGCCGACGGCTCCCGTCGCCGTCCGGTCATGATCCACCGGGCCCTGTTCGGGTCGATCGAGCGGTTCTTCGGCGTGCTGCTCGAGCACTACGCCGGGGCCTTCCCGGTGTGGCTCGCCCCGCACCAGGTCGTCGGCATCCCGGTTGCCGACGAGTTCGTGCCGCAGCTCGAGACCGTGGCCGCCGCCCTGCGGGCCGAGGGTGTCCGCGCGGAGGTGGACACGTCCGACGAGCGGATGCAGAAGAAGATCCGTACGCACACCACCGGCCGGGTGCCGTTCATGCTCCTCGCCGGGGCCCGCGACGTCGAGGCCGACGCCGTGAGCTTCCGCTTCCTCGACGGCACCCAGGTCAACGGGGTGCCGCGGGAGACCGCGGTCCGGATCATCACGGACTGGGTGCGCGCCCGCCGTAACGACCAGCCGAGTGAGGCCACCGTTGCAGAACTCCTCTGA
- a CDS encoding transglycosylase family protein, whose amino-acid sequence MSRLIARSTAALALGAAAVTGGVMLSAPAATAAAPEAWDQVAACEAGGDWAANTGNGFQGGLQFTPETWAANGGTEFAPTADQASREQQIQVAESVLASQGAGAWPNCGGPVAG is encoded by the coding sequence ATGTCACGACTCATCGCACGATCCACCGCTGCACTCGCCCTCGGGGCGGCAGCGGTCACGGGCGGAGTCATGCTCTCGGCCCCCGCCGCCACGGCCGCCGCGCCGGAGGCGTGGGACCAGGTCGCCGCCTGTGAGGCCGGTGGAGACTGGGCGGCGAACACCGGCAACGGCTTCCAGGGTGGGCTGCAGTTCACCCCCGAGACGTGGGCCGCCAACGGTGGCACGGAGTTCGCCCCGACCGCCGACCAGGCCTCCCGTGAGCAGCAGATCCAGGTCGCCGAGAGCGTCCTCGCCTCCCAGGGCGCCGGTGCCTGGCCGAACTGCGGCGGTCCCGTCGCCGGCTGA
- the pdxS gene encoding pyridoxal 5'-phosphate synthase lyase subunit PdxS, with protein MSAASDSSRGTARVKRGLADMLKGGVIMDVVTPEQAKIAEDAGATAVMALERVPADIRAEGGVSRMSDPDMIEGIIDAVSIPVMAKARIGHFVEAQVLESLGVDFIDESEVLTPADYANHIEKFSFTVPFVCGATNLGEALRRINEGAAMIRSKGEAGTGDVSNAVTHMRTIRAEINRLSSMAPDELYVAAKELQAPYELVREVAEKGSLPVVLFTAGGIATPADAAMMMQLGAEGVFVGSGIFKSGDPASRARAIVRATQNFDDPATIAEVSRGLGEAMVGINVDDIPQPHRLAERGW; from the coding sequence ATGAGTGCAGCAAGCGACAGCTCCCGCGGGACCGCGCGGGTCAAGCGCGGCCTGGCGGACATGCTGAAGGGCGGCGTCATCATGGACGTCGTCACCCCCGAGCAGGCGAAGATCGCCGAGGACGCCGGGGCCACGGCGGTCATGGCCCTCGAGCGCGTCCCGGCGGACATCCGTGCCGAGGGCGGGGTCTCGCGGATGTCCGACCCGGACATGATCGAGGGCATCATCGACGCCGTGTCGATCCCGGTCATGGCGAAGGCCCGCATCGGACACTTCGTCGAGGCCCAGGTCCTCGAGAGCCTCGGCGTGGACTTCATCGACGAGTCCGAGGTCCTCACCCCGGCCGACTACGCCAACCACATCGAAAAGTTCTCCTTCACCGTGCCGTTCGTGTGCGGGGCGACGAACCTCGGCGAGGCCCTCCGCCGAATCAACGAGGGCGCGGCGATGATCCGCTCCAAGGGCGAGGCCGGGACCGGCGACGTGTCGAACGCCGTCACCCACATGCGGACGATCCGCGCGGAGATCAACCGCCTGTCGTCCATGGCCCCCGACGAGCTGTACGTCGCCGCGAAGGAGCTCCAGGCCCCGTACGAGCTCGTCCGCGAGGTCGCGGAGAAGGGCTCCCTGCCCGTCGTGCTGTTCACCGCCGGCGGCATCGCCACCCCCGCCGACGCGGCGATGATGATGCAGCTCGGCGCCGAGGGCGTGTTCGTCGGCTCCGGCATCTTCAAGTCCGGCGACCCGGCGAGCCGGGCCCGGGCGATCGTCCGCGCGACGCAGAACTTCGACGACCCCGCGACGATCGCCGAGGTGTCCCGCGGTCTCGGTGAGGCGATGGTCGGCATCAACGTCGACGACATCCCGCAGCCGCACCGCCTCGCCGAGCGCGGGTGGTGA
- a CDS encoding glycosyltransferase family 4 protein — protein sequence MKIGMVCPYSFDEPGGVQAHAIQLCTELQRRGHEVSLIGPGTAAAEVPDFADLGGGSIPIPYNGSVARLSFGPPTWRHLRRWISGHDFDVVHLHEPNSPSYSMITLAVADGPLVATYHASASESLILRIFLPVLRPFLEKIHAGIAVSEEARRWQVEMLAGDPVLIPNGVDTRIYREASPLPGLDPDRPRVMFLGRFEEPRKGFHVLLAALPAIVRAVPDVEVLVAGSGDVEVLHRRLREAGVSWVDGLDRPDRPGDRATVRVLGRVSDADKARALAASDVYVAPNTGGESFGIVLVEAMAAGAAVVASDLPAFLAVTDHGDAGHLFGNGSGRELARRVIDLLEDDAGRAALVERSVARAATYDWDSVTTAVERVYETVVQPGRKVRRA from the coding sequence GTGAAGATCGGCATGGTCTGCCCGTACTCCTTCGACGAGCCCGGCGGGGTCCAGGCGCACGCGATCCAGCTCTGCACCGAGCTGCAGCGCCGCGGCCACGAGGTCAGCCTCATCGGCCCCGGCACGGCGGCCGCGGAGGTCCCGGACTTCGCCGACCTCGGGGGCGGCTCGATCCCCATCCCCTACAACGGGTCCGTCGCCCGCCTGTCCTTCGGGCCCCCGACGTGGCGGCACCTCCGGCGCTGGATCTCCGGCCACGACTTCGACGTCGTGCACCTCCACGAGCCGAACTCACCGAGCTACTCCATGATCACGCTCGCCGTCGCCGACGGACCGCTCGTCGCGACGTACCACGCCTCCGCGTCGGAGTCGCTCATCCTGCGGATCTTCCTGCCGGTGCTGCGCCCGTTCCTCGAGAAGATCCACGCCGGCATCGCCGTCTCGGAGGAGGCGCGGCGGTGGCAGGTCGAGATGCTCGCCGGGGACCCGGTGCTCATCCCGAACGGGGTCGACACGCGGATCTACCGGGAGGCGTCCCCGCTGCCCGGGCTCGACCCCGACCGGCCGCGGGTCATGTTCCTCGGCCGCTTCGAGGAACCGCGCAAGGGGTTCCACGTCCTGCTCGCGGCCCTGCCGGCGATCGTCCGGGCCGTGCCGGACGTGGAGGTCCTCGTCGCCGGCAGCGGTGACGTCGAGGTCCTCCACCGACGTCTCCGGGAGGCCGGCGTGAGCTGGGTCGACGGCCTCGACCGGCCCGACCGGCCGGGGGACCGCGCGACCGTGCGGGTGCTGGGACGCGTGTCGGACGCGGACAAGGCCCGGGCCCTCGCCGCCTCGGACGTGTACGTCGCGCCGAACACGGGAGGGGAGAGCTTCGGCATCGTGCTCGTGGAGGCGATGGCCGCGGGGGCGGCCGTCGTCGCCAGTGACCTGCCGGCCTTCCTCGCCGTCACCGACCACGGGGACGCGGGGCACCTCTTCGGCAACGGGTCCGGGCGGGAGCTCGCCCGCCGCGTCATCGACCTGCTCGAGGACGACGCCGGGCGGGCCGCACTGGTCGAGCGCAGCGTCGCGCGCGCCGCGACGTACGACTGGGACTCCGTCACGACCGCCGTCGAACGGGTCTACGAGACCGTCGTGCAGCCGGGCAGGAAGGTGAGGCGGGCGTGA
- a CDS encoding Dyp-type peroxidase, translating into MSEPAVPAGPSVTRRGFLAGVGVASAGVSVAAVASACSVTDGTGRDRSQAGNDGADAVPAQSVPFDGEHQAGIGTPAQRHNVTVAFDLRRGAGRREVQRLLRIWTGDARRMCGGRPALADLEPELSAEPANLTVTCGFGEGLFRAAGREDVRPAWLAPLPAFRGDRLDPRWGGGDIVLQVCGDDRTTLSHALRVLVRGGADYARPRWTQRGFLDMTRRDGDGDRGGDAGAASGLSPDQAGRAGTPRNLFGFKDGTVNPRTAAELDDQVWIPGPGPTAGGTAMIVRRIAFDMPAWEEVDRDSREVAFGRTVTTGAPLTGGEEFTPADFDRLGDDGLPVIDRHSHMALATHEGRDPRQRMLRRAYNYDEPVSAGDPTLSDSGLIFTCFQRDPRESFIPVQRRLAEGDRLNQWITHVGSAVFLCPPGTTGGDTDYWGRGLIEG; encoded by the coding sequence GTGTCAGAACCCGCCGTGCCGGCCGGTCCGTCGGTGACGAGGAGGGGTTTTCTCGCCGGGGTGGGGGTCGCCTCGGCGGGGGTCTCGGTCGCGGCCGTCGCGTCGGCCTGCTCCGTCACCGACGGCACCGGACGCGACCGGTCGCAGGCGGGGAACGACGGTGCCGACGCCGTGCCCGCGCAGTCCGTCCCCTTCGACGGCGAACACCAGGCGGGGATCGGCACCCCGGCGCAACGCCACAACGTCACCGTCGCCTTCGACCTCCGACGCGGGGCCGGGCGGCGGGAGGTCCAGCGCCTGCTGCGGATCTGGACCGGCGACGCCCGGCGGATGTGCGGGGGCCGGCCGGCGCTCGCCGACCTCGAGCCGGAACTGTCCGCGGAGCCGGCGAACCTCACCGTGACCTGCGGGTTCGGTGAAGGTCTGTTCCGTGCGGCCGGCCGGGAGGACGTCCGGCCGGCGTGGCTGGCCCCGCTGCCGGCGTTCCGCGGCGACCGGCTCGACCCCCGGTGGGGCGGCGGGGACATCGTCCTCCAGGTGTGCGGCGACGACCGCACCACGCTCAGTCACGCGCTCCGCGTGCTCGTCCGCGGGGGCGCGGACTACGCCCGTCCCCGCTGGACGCAACGCGGGTTCCTCGACATGACGCGACGCGACGGCGACGGCGACCGGGGCGGGGACGCCGGGGCGGCGTCGGGACTCTCGCCCGACCAGGCGGGACGCGCGGGGACACCGCGGAACCTCTTCGGCTTCAAGGACGGGACGGTCAACCCCCGTACCGCCGCGGAGCTCGACGACCAGGTCTGGATCCCCGGACCGGGGCCGACCGCCGGCGGGACCGCGATGATCGTCCGGCGCATCGCCTTCGACATGCCCGCCTGGGAGGAGGTCGACCGGGACAGCCGGGAGGTCGCCTTCGGGCGGACCGTGACGACGGGTGCGCCGCTGACCGGCGGGGAAGAGTTCACCCCGGCGGACTTCGACCGGCTCGGCGACGACGGTCTGCCCGTCATCGACCGGCACAGCCACATGGCGTTGGCGACGCACGAGGGGCGCGACCCCCGGCAGCGGATGCTCCGGCGGGCCTACAACTACGACGAGCCCGTCTCGGCCGGTGACCCGACGCTCAGCGACAGCGGGCTCATCTTCACCTGCTTCCAGCGTGACCCGCGGGAGTCCTTCATCCCGGTCCAACGCCGGCTCGCCGAGGGCGACCGGCTGAACCAGTGGATCACCCACGTCGGGTCCGCGGTGTTCCTGTGCCCGCCCGGGACGACCGGCGGCGACACCGACTACTGGGGCCGCGGTCTCATCGAGGGGTGA
- a CDS encoding copper resistance CopC family protein has protein sequence MTRTRTTAPRRRIAAVAAAGALCLGAGPAVVGGGVLGGLVPVAAAHDVVVSSSPANGETVTTPPRTISLEFSGQPKGDFDSVAVSRKDEKKVLFTAEPSINGRTLTVDVPEGTDFTPGGYTVGYQITSSDGHATRGSIGFTVAGDGGATTAAGSAGSTGEQGGSGSADAEGSTDGNTGDQARSTGLPGWLIPVGSIIVILGALAVAISQYRRIGRSRDADGADTAGPTDTTGPDGGTGPVDDPSGR, from the coding sequence ATGACACGTACACGCACCACAGCACCCCGCCGGCGCATCGCCGCCGTCGCCGCGGCCGGCGCACTCTGCCTCGGCGCGGGACCGGCCGTCGTGGGGGGCGGGGTCCTCGGCGGGCTCGTCCCCGTCGCCGCGGCGCACGACGTCGTCGTGTCCTCCAGCCCCGCCAACGGCGAGACCGTGACCACCCCGCCCCGGACGATCAGCCTGGAGTTCTCCGGGCAGCCGAAGGGCGACTTCGACTCCGTCGCGGTCTCCCGGAAGGACGAGAAGAAGGTCCTCTTCACCGCCGAGCCGTCCATCAACGGCCGCACCCTCACCGTCGACGTCCCCGAGGGCACGGACTTCACCCCCGGCGGGTACACCGTCGGCTACCAGATCACCTCGTCCGACGGCCACGCGACCCGCGGGAGCATCGGGTTCACGGTCGCCGGCGACGGCGGGGCCACCACGGCCGCCGGGTCGGCGGGATCCACCGGGGAGCAGGGCGGTTCCGGCTCCGCCGACGCGGAGGGGTCGACGGACGGGAACACCGGCGACCAGGCGCGGTCGACCGGGCTCCCGGGCTGGCTCATCCCCGTCGGCTCGATCATCGTCATCCTCGGTGCCCTCGCCGTCGCGATCAGCCAGTACCGCCGCATCGGGCGGTCACGGGACGCGGACGGCGCCGACACCGCGGGCCCGACGGACACCACCGGCCCCGACGGCGGGACCGGGCCGGTCGACGACCCGTCCGGCCGCTGA